One window of the Primulina eburnea isolate SZY01 chromosome 18, ASM2296580v1, whole genome shotgun sequence genome contains the following:
- the LOC140819177 gene encoding uncharacterized protein codes for MKRNQEYMFAEEQAARQEQEEDVEGHQSRVEETHPLKSREVSEIEEMCKEIRRLRGQLGSRVPAPKRGSPFSLTILEEGLHPNFRQSNVGEYDGHTDPEEHLGRFENAALLHKYSDGVRCRVFLGTLVRSAQQWFNTLQPSSIRSFEDFSAVFLHRFASSKRHQIIFLSLFVMKQQENETLREFVQRFNSAALEIPAATLDIMISAFTQGLRGGEFFKSLVKKPPLSYDDLLARAEKYVNLEDAQRYRRMESRPGESRVKGAEKGGRKRGAGEREEDKTSSKRQFSSHVLLDRSRDEMMEVREPAGRWEKSRRVGCSARLPSRDRREGSSFRSRQRSRSPPRRGQGPLWINQRMGEQRWEGRCQDVPQELVEPGRGMNEDNHPTRGMIHMISRGATDGDSGRARKAHGRRLENFEICRGADLPQDPVISFGPEDLRGVVTQHNDALVVTTTIANYDVARIFIDNGSSVFKSTLDQMKMGGLEFEPVSTPLYGFAEHVILPLG; via the coding sequence ATGAAGAGGAATCAAGAGTATATGTTTGCAGAAGAGCAAGCCGCTCGCCAGGAGCAAGAGGAGGATGTGGAGGGCCACCAGAGCCGGGTTGAAGAGACGCATCCCCTCAAAAGTAGGGAAGTTAGTGAGATAGAAGAGATGTGTAAGGAAATACGGAGGTTGAGGGGGCAGTTGGGAAGCAGAGTGCCGGCACCCAAGAGAGGAAGTCCTTTTTCACTAACCATTTTAGAAGAAGGGCTTCATCCAAATTTTCGACAGTCGAATGTGGGagagtacgatggacatactgACCCCGAGGAACACTTGGGGAGGTTTGAGAATGCGGCTCTGTTGCACAAATATTCGGATGGAGTCAGGTGCAGGGTGTTTCTGGGCACGTTGGTGAGGTCAGCCCAGCAGTGGTTTAACACTTTGCAGCCCAGCTCTATACGTTCTTTTGAGGACTTCTCAGCTGTCTTTTTGCACCGATTCGCTAGCAGCAAGAGGCACCAGATAATTTTTTTGAGCCTGTTCGTGATGAAACAGCAAGAGAATGAAACTTTGCGAGAATTTGTCCAGCGTTTCAACAGTGCAGCGCTAGAAATACCAGCGGCTACCCTtgacatcatgataagtgccttCACACAAGGACTGAGGGGAGGGGAGTTTTTCAAGTCGCTGGTCAAGAAGCCTCCGTTGAGCTATGATGATCTGTTGGCTCGAGCTGAGAAATATGTAAACTTGGAAGATGCCCAACGGTACAGAAGGATGGAGAGCCGGCCCGGAGAAAGTAGAGTTAAGGGAGCGGAGAAAGGAGGGAGGAAGAGGGGTGCGGGGGAAAGAGAGGAAGACAAAACTAGTAGTAAAAGACAATTCTCATCCCATGTTCTCCTAGATAGGAGTCGGGACGAGATGATGGAGGTGAGGGAGCCAGCGGGGAGGTGGGAGAAGTCGCGAAGGGTTGGGTGCAGTGCTAGATTGCCTTCACGGGATAGACGAGAAGGATCCTCATTCCGGAGTCGACAAAGGTCTCGCTCGCCCCCTAGGCGTGGTCAAGGCCCTCTATGGATAAATCAGAGGATGGGTGAGCAGAGATGGGAAGGTCGATGTCAAGATGTCCCTCAGGAGCTCGTCGAACCGGGGAGGGGAATGAATGAGGATAACCACCCTacgagaggaatgattcatatgatctcgaGGGGTGCTACTGATGGAGACTCTGGGCGAGCTCGGAAGGCACATGGGAGAAGGTTGGAGAACTTTGAGATATGTAGGGGTGCAGACTTACCACAAGACCCCGTCATCAGCTTTGGGCCGGAAGACCTCCGAGGCGTTGTGACTCAAcataacgatgccttggtggtAACGACCACCATTGCCAATTATGATGTGGCGAGaatatttattgataatggaagctcCGTGTTCAAGAGCACGTTGGATCAAATGAAGATGGGAGGATTGGAGTTTGAGCCGGTATCCACCCCGCTGTATGGGTTTGCAGAACACGTCATCTTGCCTTTGGGTTAG